GTGGGCGGTCGGCGACGTCTGCATCGGGCATGGCTCGCAATAGCGTTTCCATAAGCTGCGCTTTATCGTGGCTTAACGTACAAAAAATACGACCGCCAGCGGGCTTTTATGTTATCAAAGCGTTATGTGCTGGATTTTCAATCCCCGGCAACTGGGCCGTTAGATCTTCCAGAGGAGGATCAAAGCGCTCCTGAAACAACTCAAAACAAACGCCACCAGCCACCAGGCGTAGCGGCTGCTGGGCATCAATCACGGCCTGATAGGTCTGATAACAAGCGAGCGCTGCTTCAGCACGTTGCCGATCTGCTTCGCTGAAGCGCACGCAGACATCAATGGCTGTTTGCGGCGAAGTGCGCAGATGGGGAGGTTTGTTTGGCAAACCCTCAGGCAATGTCAGAAAAGCCAGTCTGCGTAAGTAGGGCACCTGCGGTCCACGCATGGCACAAAAAACCCGCTTGACCACAGCATGCGTCACCAGATGATCCGGATGACCACTAACGCCGTGAACCGGATACGTCACCACGACCTCGGGCCGATGACGCACGATCGCCTGCTGCACTACAGCCTCCAGATGCCGCGGATCCAGCTCAGCCAAGCCGCCATCAGGAAAATCCAGCACCTCTAAGCTACTAAGCCCAAGTACTTGGGCCACACATTGCATCTCTGCGAGACGCACGCGTCCCATTTCAGGCTTACTGTAGCCGTACCGATGCCGCTGGTGCGTAGCCTCACCCCGCGTGAGCGTTAGCAAATGCACTGCATGTCCCTCCCGCCGCTGCCGGGCTATGGCCGGCGCAGGCCCAAAACTCTCATCGTCGGGGTGCGGAAAAATGTACAGTAGCGTGGCCATGGCTTAAAATGACGCAACAGGGTAAAAATTTTAGGCTAAACCTTGTCTTAACAACTTTTGTTGCGCCAACCAATTAGAGCCTAGCCACGCTGTTTTCGGATCAAGCTACATCTTCGCGCAGGACCTCGTGGAACACCGTTTTGCCTGTTTGG
This Rhodothermus bifroesti DNA region includes the following protein-coding sequences:
- a CDS encoding PIG-L deacetylase family protein, giving the protein MATLLYIFPHPDDESFGPAPAIARQRREGHAVHLLTLTRGEATHQRHRYGYSKPEMGRVRLAEMQCVAQVLGLSSLEVLDFPDGGLAELDPRHLEAVVQQAIVRHRPEVVVTYPVHGVSGHPDHLVTHAVVKRVFCAMRGPQVPYLRRLAFLTLPEGLPNKPPHLRTSPQTAIDVCVRFSEADRQRAEAALACYQTYQAVIDAQQPLRLVAGGVCFELFQERFDPPLEDLTAQLPGIENPAHNALIT